One Microbacterium esteraromaticum genomic window carries:
- a CDS encoding sulfite exporter TauE/SafE family protein has product MDTSIILAMTLAALVGVALGLLGGGGSILTFPIFSLVLGIGTRETIVSSLFVVAITSAVSAAFRVRRHEVRWKVAGVFAATGLIGGIGGGMAGQLLPETVLTVLFAVIMIVTAIAMMRPRRERAGRPPTRPVVRGIRTTGTGLGVGVLTGALGAGGGFLIVPALTFLGQPIAAAVGTSLLVIAVNSSAGFLTQITTVAIHWPIVLTFTALAVAGSFIGLALSHRLPAAGIRTGFGVLVLAVGLTMLATLIIQTLSA; this is encoded by the coding sequence GTGGACACCTCCATCATCCTCGCGATGACTCTCGCGGCCCTTGTCGGTGTCGCACTCGGGCTCCTCGGCGGCGGGGGCTCCATCCTCACCTTCCCCATCTTCTCCCTCGTCCTGGGCATCGGAACGAGGGAGACGATCGTCTCCTCTCTCTTCGTCGTCGCCATCACCAGCGCCGTCTCCGCCGCCTTCCGTGTGCGCCGACACGAGGTGCGCTGGAAAGTCGCCGGCGTCTTCGCGGCGACCGGCTTGATCGGGGGAATCGGTGGCGGGATGGCTGGTCAGCTGCTACCAGAAACCGTGCTCACCGTTCTGTTCGCGGTGATCATGATCGTCACAGCGATCGCCATGATGCGGCCGCGACGAGAACGCGCGGGGCGCCCTCCGACGCGGCCGGTCGTCCGTGGGATCCGAACGACAGGTACGGGACTCGGCGTGGGAGTCCTCACAGGGGCACTGGGAGCAGGCGGTGGGTTCCTCATCGTCCCCGCCCTCACCTTCCTCGGCCAGCCCATCGCCGCTGCAGTGGGGACATCGCTACTAGTCATCGCCGTGAACTCGTCCGCCGGCTTCCTCACCCAGATCACGACCGTGGCCATCCACTGGCCCATCGTCCTCACCTTCACCGCGCTCGCCGTCGCCGGATCCTTCATCGGTCTGGCACTGTCGCATCGCCTCCCGGCTGCCGGCATCCGCACCGGGTTCGGGGTTCTGGTGCTGGCCGTGGGGCTGACCATGCTCGCCACCCTCATCATTCAGACGCTCTCCGCCTGA
- a CDS encoding DUF4395 domain-containing protein, protein MPHATDTAPRAGEHVDGYEVPVLDEHAVRIAAGILLAIGITALTITLASDSIRPLQMFGMFFLLDMTTRVLISDRLSLTLALGRALTRRRRRHWVGAPQKVFAWWLALGLAAISCVTMRAGMVPLPVTLGLCGPCFTVLLLEATLGWCAGCALHQRFSRQPTRHCANGACDR, encoded by the coding sequence ATGCCTCACGCGACCGACACCGCGCCCCGCGCCGGGGAACACGTCGACGGATACGAGGTGCCCGTCCTCGACGAGCACGCCGTCCGCATCGCCGCCGGCATCCTCCTCGCCATAGGCATCACCGCTCTTACCATCACGCTCGCCTCCGACAGCATCAGGCCGCTGCAGATGTTCGGCATGTTCTTCCTCCTCGACATGACGACGCGCGTACTCATCAGCGACCGGCTGTCCCTCACTCTCGCCCTCGGCCGTGCTCTGACACGCCGCCGCCGTCGGCACTGGGTAGGCGCGCCGCAGAAGGTCTTCGCCTGGTGGCTCGCCCTCGGTCTCGCTGCTATCTCGTGCGTGACGATGCGCGCTGGAATGGTCCCGCTACCCGTGACTCTCGGGCTCTGCGGACCCTGCTTCACAGTCCTGCTCCTAGAAGCCACCCTCGGGTGGTGCGCGGGATGTGCCCTGCACCAACGCTTCAGTAGGCAGCCCACCCGCCACTGCGCCAACGGCGCCTGCGACCGCTGA
- a CDS encoding rhodanese-like domain-containing protein, translating to MRRLTLTTLAVITALTLTSCASTPTPRADLDPDAVIIDVRTPAEHATGHLDGALLLDVTGGDLQAALPDLDPKPPTSSTAVQVTGQESPST from the coding sequence ATGCGCCGCCTCACCCTCACCACCCTCGCCGTCATCACCGCACTCACGCTCACCTCCTGCGCCAGCACACCCACACCACGGGCCGACCTCGACCCCGACGCGGTCATCATCGACGTGCGCACCCCCGCCGAGCACGCGACCGGCCACCTCGACGGCGCCCTCCTGCTCGACGTCACGGGCGGCGACCTCCAAGCTGCGCTGCCGGACCTCGACCCGAAGCCACCTACCTCGTCTACTGCCGTTCAGGTAACCGGGCAGGAG